The DNA window CTGACATGTTCCAGGATTCTGCATGGTGTACAGTTTCCCTTACTGCAATAATTAGATAATTCAACTTTGTTCACCTTCAGGTGTGTTCCTGACACTTGGTGGTCAAAGGGCATTGACCAGACTGGAATTCTATACAGCAATGGAAATGAATGAGCTAGAGCAGAACCCAACATCGATTTCAAATTATGCTAAATATCAAAGGAAAGAGACTAGATTATGAAGATTACCTAGACTAAgtattatgggtttttttttttacattctgtaTACTttaatataggttttttttaatacaaatgggACCCCACCAAATGCTCTTGATAATGAGCATGAGACAGAGTGCCAGATTGTTCTAGTTCTTATATTGCTAGGACTGTAAGGACTGGGCAAGTGCTTTCATCATCTGGGCCTTGGGTTTTTCATCTGTTTATAAAAAGGGGGAAGACTGGATCTTGAATTATAACAGAATCTCTTGAGAAATATCTGGCAAAATTTCTATCGGGCCATTTTCAATATACGTAAGTagtctctttcatttcctttaaaatctaaAGCCCAAGatttattttcacttcatttATTTACTATGTTAATTTGGGAAGCAGAGTTGTATACTAATTACGAGCATGACGTTGTAGTCAGACAAAAATAGTTACTAGGTAGAGGACCAGGGGAGGCATAACATAACCTTTCAcaattttatctgtaaaaatgaaataataatgtgTAATTTATATTTGTTGCAAGTAATATTTGTCAACGACTTAACATAGTACCAGTATACAGAAATCTACTCATAAGTAGTACCTCCATGTGATTGTAAGTAACAGGCCGGCTGCTTCCTAAGCATTTGAGGctctgggaaaaagaatggatttataTGAATTATGAGGCAAGTTGGACAGTTCCCCTGTCAGTGTACCTACTTGACCCCGTTTCCTGAATGATGAGGTCTGTCTgccccctttccttttcctacCCATGACTTCCTCCAAGCCCccactccctcactccctcctttTGGCTCAGGCTTCAGGAAACAGTGCAAGCTCTTTTTGCCTCTCCCTTGGTCTCCAGGCGGAGTGTGCCAGGTACCTTACACCTTGCTGTTTGCGTGTTGCGACAGCGTCCCCAGCTGGCTCACAGATACGATGACTTCAGCTTAAGCGAGTATCCTCATTGGCTTCTCAATTCccaaggactcttttttttttttttttttttttccttctattcctgAAAGGGAATTGAAAGGTGAgtttgctgttgctctggcaacAACTTTCAACCTCTACCTCACTCTCTGGAATGAGAACATATCTATTAATACATTCCTTAGGCTGGGGAGTTGAGTTGCACAATGCAAAATTTCTTCCAAGTGCAAAACAGCTCACCTGGCTCGGTTAGCCTTTGGCGGCGCTGCGGTTAGAGGCTCACAAAGCCGAGAGCAGCTGCTGCTGAACCTGTGGGCAGAAAAGTGAAAGCGTATCCGCAACAGGTGGCGGCTGCTGCAGAAAGTGTGCACTTCTCAGGACGGATGGCGGCTGCACGGAGAAAACTCTTGCAAAGCAGGCAAGTGGGacctcttctcctttttctgtgcttttctgtGGGGGGTGCATCAACCATCCGCTATTCGGTGGCAGAGGAGATGGAGAGCGGTTCGTTTGTGGCTAATGTGGCTAAGGACTTGGGGCTGGAGGTAGGGAAGCTGGCGACGCGCGGGGCGCGGCTCGTTTCCGAAGGCAACAAACTACATTTCCGGCTGCACCGCAAGACGGGAGACCTGTTCATGAAGGAGAAACTAGACCGGGAGTCCCTTTGTGGCAAAGCCGACCCCTGCGTACTGCACTTTGAAATAGTCCTGGTGGAGCCGCTGCAGTCCTTCCGCGTGGAGGTCAGGGTATTTGATATTAACGACAATGCCCGATTTTCCTAAACAAGGAGCCTCTTTTGAAGATTCCAGAGAGCACCCCCTTGGGTTCACGGTTTCCTCTGCAGAGCGCCCAGGACCTGGACGTGGGCCTCAACGGTCTCCAAAATTACACCTTGAGTGCCAATGAGTATTTTCACCTGCACACCCGCTTCCGCAGCCATGGGCCCAAGTATGCGGAGCTCGTGCTGGATAAACCCCTGGACAGAGAGGTGCAGCCTGAGGTCAACCTGACAATTACAGCCGTGGACGGAGGGTCCCCCCCCAAGTCTGGCACGGCACACATCCGCGTGCAAGTTCTGGATGTCAATGATCACGTGCCCCAGTTCTCTCGCCTGGTGTACCGCGCTCAAGTACCGGAAAATAGTGCCAACGGTTCTTTGGTGGCCACAGTGACGGCCACCGACCTAGATGAGGGCTCCAACAAGGCAATAACTTACTCTTTAGCTCAAAACCCAGAAGTAATTCTCCAGACATTTCAGATCGACCCTGACACTGGAGAGGTTCGATTACGAGGGGCTCTAGATTTTGAAGTCACGGAAACATACGACATTGACATTCAAGCTACTGATGGAGGCGGCCTCTCCGCCCACAGCAAAGTCCTGGTGGAAGTGGTGGATGTTAATGACAATCCTCCTGAAGTGACAGTCTCCTCTGTGTCCAGCCCTCTCCCTGAGGATTCTCCACTACAGACTGTAGTGGCCCTTTTCTCTGTCCGCGACCGAGACATTCGAGTGGGAGGAAAAATCACCTGCTTCCTCAAAGAAGACCTTCCTTTTGCAGTCAAACCTACATTCCGCAATTCCTACTCACTGGTCACTGACAGACGCTTGGACCGAGAGGACGTCTCTGGCTATAATATCACCCTTGTTGCTACGGACACTGGACCACCCACTCTGTCCTCGGAGACTGTTATAGAGGTGCTAATAGCTGACATTAATGACAACCCCCCAGTGTTTCAGGAAGATTCCTACATCTTGACTGTTCGAGAAAACAACAGCCCTGCAGTCTTTATTGGCAAAGTGCATGCTGAGGATCTAGATTTGGGTGAGAATGCCCAAGTCACATATTCTCTGCTGCCTCCAAAAAGTGGCGATCTATCAGTCTTTGCTTATATCTCTATCAATTCAGACAATGGGAAACTCTATGCACTGAGAACCATGGATTATGAGGCCATTCAAGATTTTCAGTTTGTGGTAAAGGCAACAGATGGGGGCTTCGTGTCACTGAGTAGCCAAGTTAGTGTCCGAGTGGTTGTCTTGGATGACAATGATAACCGCCCAATGATCTTGTACCCTCTGCAGAATGGCACCTTGCCTTGCAATGACCTGGTACCCAGGTCTGCAGAGGCAGGCTACCTGGTGACCAAGGTGGTGGCTGTGGATCGCGATTCGGGTCAGAATTCTTGGCTTTCGTATCATTTACTTAAGGCCACTGATGCTGGGTTATTCTCTGTTCAACAACAAAATGGGGAAATCCGTACATTGCGGCCGATATCTGAGAGAGACCCCAGGATGCAGAAGCTGATCATTCTTGTTCAGGATCATGGCCAACCAGCTCTTTCTACTACTGCCTCACTCAACATCCTTCTGGTAGATGGCTtttctgagccttatctgcagtTCCAGGATCCATTCAAACATCCTACAAGGGTAAATCCATCCACTAAATATTTGGTCATTTCTCTGGctgtgctttcctttctctttctcctctctgtcGCGGTGATCTTCATTATACACATCTGCCAGAAgattaaatacagagaaaagttCACAATCCAAGAGCATTTCTATGATGACTGTAATTTCCCTAACAACCTGGTACCAGGAGGAGCCAGTGGGTCCATATCCCAGCCTTGTCCCTATGAAATGTGCTCAGCCACTGGCACGGGCGCTAGTGAGTTCCGGTTTCTCAAGCGCTTTATGCCCAACTTCCCTTTCCCCCATGGCACTGGAGAGGTAAAAACAGAGGCTGGCTCCAGTTTACCACCAGATTCCGACAGGAATAGGTCTCAGGGGCCAGAGGGGCAGGCCCGAGCATCTGATGACTATATGTAGCCATTATTCATGGTCTCCCGTGGAAGTTCATTACTCCTGGCTCTGGGAATGCTTAGGTTCACAGagatatccttttatttttcctttaaattattttccaacagAAAGATATGCATGCATTGGGAAGAGAACTAGCTCCTAATTTTATCAGTAAACAATGAGGTTtgagaagtagaaatataatctGTTGTTCTTCAGAAATTTCtagggaattccttggtggcctagtagttaaggatctggcattgtcactgctgtggcttgggtttggtctctggtctgggaactttcataggctgtgggcatagccaaaaaaacttttttctggaTTGTCCCTTCATGACTGTAAATCCTCTTTGCATCATCAGGCTGTTGCAAATCATCATTTATCATCACGCAGATGCCTGCCACATGGCAGTCCTCATAGACAGCTGGGGGACGAGGGTAAAGATGAAAAAAGGGTTTGACGTATTTTCAAATGTATGGGCAGATATAAAGTAAGGAGATTCAGCTCAGGAATGTTCTCTAAAATTAAGTTAGATGTAGATGGTTGTTTTAGGCCTTAGGCAAGTCTTAAATGTCTCTTCATATACAAGTATCTCTCTCCTTCCTTATCAGAGAGTGTTTATTTGAATGTGGGGAATGAAAGGTGCGGGAGGCAAAAAATAGACTTGTAGGTAACAAGTGCTATGGAACAACTACGGAACAGAAAGATAGTAAAGTAAAAAGAATCCATCAATACCAAGTAAGTGGCCTTAAGGATTTTCAGGAAATACCAGCTTTGATCTTAGGCCATTTTCCCCTCTGACTATGCTAATGATGACGTGGAAACTGAGAAAAAGAGAGTTCCTAGCAAATCATTCAAAAAAAGCAGTGGAGTAGGGACAAAGTAGGTTTCTTTTTCATCATCACTGTTTTGCCTTTGTAAGTGATTCTAAGCACTCTCATTCTAAAATTAAAGAcagcaaaattaaaacaatgtatttCAAGGGTGCTATCAATACTAACTGCGCCTTCAACATTTAAAAGAGTTCACTTTCATGAGTCTTTAATTGTGTATCTTATTTTATACAAACATGAAAAATTCAGACCCCCAAGGGTATGGTCCAGAGAGACAGGCACAGTATTTGTACTTGGAATTCCAAGGGTAGAGCAGTACCTCCTAAAATAATTCTCAACCATGCCATATcttatttattgctataaaccATATTCTCAAAAGCCTGACTAATAGCTAATAATAGCACCTGGCTATCTATCTGGTGGCCAGGATACCCTAAATTTtactgtacattatttttttaaatgttggagaTGCTTAGGGCAGAACTGATGTAACCTATGGGCTGCCTTCAATAGTTGCCTTAATATCTTGAGAATAGATGAAGCAAATGCAGAATGTTAATGACTTGTCTtatcaatattaaatattttccatatattgAGTTATAATCTTGCTCACTTGGAGTACAGTTCTTTTatgcacaaaacaaaaaaatagtgttGCAGTGTATAAGGGTTAGAACTGGTTAAGGCATGCAGAAATCAGAGGCTTAAAgtgagaaaacaagaaagaacacAATTAACTTTTAGGGGTAAGTAATTATAAAAGCCACTAGGTTAACAGCATTTGATTACATAATTGTCACTGATTAAGTGTATTTGATGACATTTTAATGATGTGAGTATAATCAGTGGAGCCTAGCCTAATGCCaatgataaggaaagaaaatgtccatcagtggctttttttgggggggggggcacccctgcagcatatggaagttcccaagcttgggggtcacatctgagctgctaccgccacagcaacaccagacatGAACCATGCCCTCGACtcacactgcaacttgcagcaatgccagatccttaacccactgagcaaggccagggattgaacctgcatcctcatagatattagtcgggtttgtaacctgctgagcctcaagcAGAATGCCAGATCTGTCATTTTTTAAGACTTTGATTTCAAACAGTAGTCAAgttcacatacacatatacataaaatgagCGGAGGATGTAGAtttgtcaatttaatttttccatatatGGACACTAAACTAAAGCCTAACATTCCATAGcattattttacaaagaaaatgacattttaagaatGATAACATGTCATAAAggaataatactttaaaaaactccaaattttatgcaaaatgtattttgccattatttttctcacttgtCTGAAGCCAGTAAAATTTTGCCACTAATTTTGAGATTAGGCACTACTGGATTAAATTATAATCTAAACTCATTTTTATTCAGACTTCAGGTAACCAAGAAAATTCCAATTTTACCggatgattaaaaattaaaattatgttgtgatgatggttgtataactctaaatataaaaatcattgcattattaaaaaataaaagcaccaatttaaaaaaaaaccgaAGAAAATCTCTACATTGATTGGATGAATATGATATGAGCCATTTGTATTTGGAGAGAACGCTATATACCAGCTGAGATTAAGTACGTTTCCATCGACAAGTTAGTAATTATCCTAATTATTTCCGTTCTTTGCTGTCTCTCTAATGTCAAATAAGAATTGTTCTATTTATTCAAAGTTAAAACCCAAGTGGCTTGCAGTGCTCTTGTCTAAAAGGTTATGATAACtaagctttatctttttttttccagcttcattGAGGAATAAATGGCAAATATTTGTTTGTATAATGTTTAAAGTATAAAACATGATGTttagatacacatatacattgtgGAATAATTACCAAACTCAAGGTAGTTAAAACATCTATCCCTTTAGATAGttaactcctttctctttttttgtgatgagaaggCGTAAGAGCTCAGCCACTTTTGTTTCACACATACCTCTACATTTCTACAGAAAGTTCTAAATTATAAAGAATTTAAacccttttaaaaacttttatgagACAATTTTAGACTTATAAAACTGCAGAGGTAGTACAGAGTCATCACATATTCTTCTCTTAGCTTCCCTTCATGTTACCATTTCACATAACCATAGAATAGTgatcaaaattaagaaattaccggagttcctgttgtggcacagcagaaatgaatccgactaggaaccatgagctcgcgggtttgatccctggcctctcagtgggttaaggatccggtgttgccaggagcggtggtgtaggttgcagatgtggctcggatcctgcgttgctgtgactctggcgtaggccggtggctacagctccgattggactcctagcctgggaaatccatatgccagatgcggccctaaaaaaaaaagacaaaaaaaaaattatccttggtACAATTTTATTAACTAAACTACAAATGTTATTCAGATTTTACCAGCTGCCCctctaatgtcctttttcttttcaaggatCCGATCTAGTATTCCACCACGCATTTAGTTCTATCTCCTTAGTTTGTTCCATCCCTGATGGCTCCTTCAATTTTCCTTGTCTTTATGACTTCTCTGCTTTTGAAGAGTACTGGTCGCTTACCTGAAAAGGTCCCTCATTTCccccccccagctttattgagctaATTGATATACAGCactatttaaggtgtacagcgtaGGAACTTGACTTCCATATACGGTGTAATGAGTACTACGATAAGCTTAGAGTTAACAGACATGCCCCTTAACTTGACcttgtctttgttttctcatcattAGATTGATGTTATGAACTCTTGGGAATAATATCACAGAAATGACACGGTGTCCTTCTCGGTGCGTCCTAGCAGGAGGTACATGGTATCAAAATCTCATTACCGGGTGATAGTACTATTTTTGAGTTGGGGCGAAAAAGTTGAACTTTATCATGTTaactattttaagtgtacagttcagtagtattaGGTGATGTTAAtcttgatcacttggttaagatAATATCTGCCAAGTTTCTTCACTGTAATAGtagtatttttccctttgtagTTGGGGAGAGACACTTAGAAACTATGCAAATAGGATGTTTCTGCTTTAACTTCTGCCCACTAATTTTAGTATCCATTGTGGCTGTTTCCTATGACAGTTAATACAGTGTCATGGAATGATGGTAGTTTGTATTTATGATTCCTTTTACATTAATTGAAATTATTCTATAAGGAACACCTTTTTTTAACTtagttattttttacttatttctttataGGTAGATTCATGgacatttactttattatttggACAATAATCCAAATATAATCCAATGTTAACACTATTTTGTGGTTTTGCAAACTCTTATCTgggataaaaacacattttaaagactGGATTATCCACATAGAACACATTTTGGTCAAAATTAGTATTCTCTATACTACAGTATGTTACATTATCTTAAGCAagcataaattttttatttttggctatgcctgtggcatgcagaagttcctgggccagggcctgaacctgtaccacagaagtaacccaagccattgcagtgacaatgtgggacccttaaccccctacaccacaagggaactccaagcataaatttctctaaattttatttataatgatgttTTAACTTTAAATGAAAACTACATTAGCttgattttaaatttccattagtTATAAAACTACTAATAAACATTAAActatgaaaatttttaattgtattatgTAGACATCTATGTATTTATAATAGATGCCATTTAACATAGATTTACGTGCTGAGACTAGACATTCAGATATGAGAAATGGAATTGGTCCCTTTGGTGTTATTTAATTCTACTCAAAATAAATACAGtgctttctctgtgtctgtgtactttcttgtttaatatttaaagatgaaTCTTATTCTTGGAAGCAGAATTTACCTGTAAAATTCTCCCGTATAAAGGTTTATTTTCCATTAAGTAGAATATCAAAGCATGATTTATCACACAGCCACTCATCAACCAAACATTTGACCtcactttctttttgcctttttagggcctcgcccactgcatattgaagtttccaagctaggggtcaaatcggagctgtagccaccagcctacaccaccgcaatgtgggatctgagttttgtctgtgacctacaccacagctcacagcaacactggatccttgaacccactgagtgaggccaaggatcaaacccgtgtcctcatggatactagttgggtaatttaccactaagccacaacagccAACTCCCTCTTTTTCAAATCTATATTAAAGTACGGGTTGTGTTTATGTAACACTGAAATAcactattaaaaagtaaaaataacaaggGTTTTCTGCTTCAGCAAGCTTATTAGGCTTCTGCGTACCCTGCTTTGCTCTAAACACGGAGACAATAgataaaacagtttaaaaagcaaaacctagAAATGAAGCAAATATAAAGTAGCCAGAAtaaaatccttgcatctctgagCTACAGGAATGGATGTTAGCATTTCTTTCCATTAGTTCAGCTCTTACTGGCTACGAGGAACAAAATGTTCTCCATGAAAGATAGAGAGTAAAAGCCAGGGTCATTGCCTGGAGCCAGGAGCTCTTattcatgggaaaaaaacaaaaacaaaaacaaaaaaaaccactacaAAACCATCATCAAAAGATTCTTGAAGTAacacattttattgtatttcagaCCTGTGGAGGCTAGATGACACAGACTGTACTAAAAACCTACTGCTAACATACGCAATAAAGTCAGCTGTGCTGTTTTGAGTATCATGTTGGATCAGAAGCCTAAATCACTATTATAAGACCTGATTCTAGACCATATCTGGCTGGTCTAGGAGATGAACACacaatagttttttaaaagtcctattcaaaataaaaatgttaaagatgCCTGTAAAGATGAATTCAGGAGTTACACccacaaaatgagaaaattatggaAGAAACTAAACATGagactgaaataaaagaaaaataggtggATATAAATATAACTTAGTAGAAATATTGGAAATGAAACAGTCATATAATAAAACCTCAGTAGACTGGATAAAATTTAGTCTGGGAGCTATTGAAGAACAATTTGTACATAACTAAGGGATTCATCAATAACAGAACAAAAAGTTACAAACCACCCCCAAACTTAGTAACAGGAACCAACCACTTCATTCTTCTTAATGGACCCTGAGTCAGGGATTCGGTGGGGGCACGGTGAGGCTGGACGGTCTCCGCTCTGTTGTCTGATGCCTCACATAGAAAGGCTCAAAGATGAGGGTGATGTGGTGAATATGGGCTGGTTATCAAGTCGTGGAGACTTCCTTTTTATCACTGATGGTGGCAGCCAACCAGAACACTTACACGTGGCCTTTACATATGGCCTGAGCTGCTTTAAAACATGATGGCTGGGGTCCAAGTGCAAATGGCGCTTTCACTATACTTTTGTGACTGTGGTCAAGCAGTCAGAGACCAGATTCATGGGAAAGGGACATAGATCCTACCTCTTGAATAGAGGGTGTCAAAAAATCTTGGAGCTAAGTTTTAGCTACAGAAAACATGGAACAAAGACTGAAAAACCCTTATATAGACTCAATAAAAGTTATAGAAGTAAATGgagggaaaggcagaaagaagatAATACTGATTCTGATTCTTGCCAAGATGTCAAATTAGCATAGGTTGTAGAAAATCTACTCCACCATCAGTCCTGGCAGAATAATAGATCAAAACATGATGGACCCCCCCAACAAAGAACAGTCCAGGATCAGCTGGTGTCACGAATgaataccaaacatttaaagaataatgaatgccaatccttcttaaactctttcaaaaaatacaaCATTTCCGAACTTACTTTATGAGGCCagaatcaccctgataccaaagccaatgacaccgaaagaaaaaaaaggttacaaGCCAATAACCCCGATGAAAATGGATGCAAATatacttaacaaaatactagcaactgaatttaatagcattttaaaataattccacaGCATGTCCAAATGGGATTTAACCCTGGGTTGCAAGGATGCTTTAACATATGCAAATGAATGTGATACAGTACATGAACAGAAGCAatgacaaaaaccacatgatcatcctGACgcatgcagaaaaagtatttaacaCCCTTTCGTGATAAAAACttaaactgattaaaaaactttacatcctttcatgataaaaaccctcaacaaattaGGTATATAAGGTCaataccaatccttcttaaactttttccaaaaaatagaacATCTCAACACAACAAAGGCCAtttcagaaaagcaaatagctgggagttcccattgtggtgtagcagaaatgaatccaactagtatccacgaggatgtgggttccatcagACTCAAAGGGAGAGCTAGGGCtggctacatgggaaaaaaaacaggGTTGGCCGTGCGCAAACAGCCTGAAGGGGAGTATAGGGCAACCACATTAGGGGGCATAAGCTGAGGCAACCCAGTTGGGCTTAGAGGCTAGGcaccattgtttgggggtgctggagggaaggggcaggatccACCATTACACCCTTGTTCCCTGCGTGTGCTCTCAGGTTGCAGGACACTGCTTCAGCTCTGGGAGCCACTTCAGCACCAGCAGCTGCCTAGCAACAGCTAGGAAGCAGCCCCACCCTTAGCACTGCAGAGAACTTGGAGCAGACGGAGTAACCGCCTGGGGGAAGAACACAAGCTCCCTACTCCTGccggaaccccccccccccgtggtaGTGGCACCCATCTTATGCCAGAAGAACTGCCAAAGCCCTCTTCTCCTGAGGAGCCACAAACTGCCCAATCAGGAAAAGCACAAGCTAGGTGGATCCACCCAGTGGTTGTGCAGGGGCTCACACTGGTGGCACCCTATCTGCACCCAAACAGCCAAGAGAGGGCTGC is part of the Sus scrofa isolate TJ Tabasco breed Duroc chromosome 2, Sscrofa11.1, whole genome shotgun sequence genome and encodes:
- the LOC100521438 gene encoding LOW QUALITY PROTEIN: protocadherin beta-1 (The sequence of the model RefSeq protein was modified relative to this genomic sequence to represent the inferred CDS: inserted 1 base in 1 codon), whose translation is MAAARRKLLQSRQVGPLLLFLCFSVGGASTIRYSVAEEMESGSFVANVAKDLGLEVGKLATRGARLVSEGNKLHFRLHRKTGDLFMKEKLDRESLCGKADPCVLHFEIVLVEPLQSFRVEVRVFDINDNXPIFLNKEPLLKIPESTPLGSRFPLQSAQDLDVGLNGLQNYTLSANEYFHLHTRFRSHGPKYAELVLDKPLDREVQPEVNLTITAVDGGSPPKSGTAHIRVQVLDVNDHVPQFSRLVYRAQVPENSANGSLVATVTATDLDEGSNKAITYSLAQNPEVILQTFQIDPDTGEVRLRGALDFEVTETYDIDIQATDGGGLSAHSKVLVEVVDVNDNPPEVTVSSVSSPLPEDSPLQTVVALFSVRDRDIRVGGKITCFLKEDLPFAVKPTFRNSYSLVTDRRLDREDVSGYNITLVATDTGPPTLSSETVIEVLIADINDNPPVFQEDSYILTVRENNSPAVFIGKVHAEDLDLGENAQVTYSLLPPKSGDLSVFAYISINSDNGKLYALRTMDYEAIQDFQFVVKATDGGFVSLSSQVSVRVVVLDDNDNRPMILYPLQNGTLPCNDLVPRSAEAGYLVTKVVAVDRDSGQNSWLSYHLLKATDAGLFSVQQQNGEIRTLRPISERDPRMQKLIILVQDHGQPALSTTASLNILLVDGFSEPYLQFQDPFKHPTRVNPSTKYLVISLAVLSFLFLLSVAVIFIIHICQKIKYREKFTIQEHFYDDCNFPNNLVPGGASGSISQPCPYEMCSATGTGASEFRFLKRFMPNFPFPHGTGEVKTEAGSSLPPDSDRNRSQGPEGQARASDDYM